The Sesamum indicum cultivar Zhongzhi No. 13 linkage group LG1, S_indicum_v1.0, whole genome shotgun sequence genome includes a window with the following:
- the LOC105174164 gene encoding carotenoid cleavage dioxygenase 7, chloroplastic, producing MQAKACHLLPTKLPAAASPPKLPPPTYNTSQHNTISRAAISIAAPTTTPQELSTTVHDPVAPDDTVTAFWDYQFLFVSQRAETTTPITLRLVDGALPHDFPSGTYYLTGPGLFSDDHGSTVHPLDGHGYLRAFKIDAARGKVEFMARYIETEAQAEERDPSTGKWRFTHRGPFSVLKGGKMVGNTKVMKNVANTSVLRWGGRLFCLWEGGDPYEIEGRTLATVGKFNLAGDRKMSPEAEDDGGERFTADFLDVAAKILKPILHGVFKMPPKRLLSHYKIDVRRNRLLIMSCNAEDMLLPRSNFTFYEFDSNFRLLQSQEFSIPDQMMIHDWAFTDSHYILFGNRIKLDVAGSMRAVCGLSPMISALSLNPSKPTSPIYLLPRFPNAQPNRLARDWRVPIEAPSQMWVLHVANAFEEKRFDGNLHIQIQASSCSYQWFNFQKMFGYDWQSGRLDPSMMNLEQGQEKLLPHLVQVNISLDANGNCQECRVNDLNQWNRPSDFPVINQDFSGTKNTYVYAASSSGSRQALPHFPFDTVVKLDTVDKSTRTWSTGRRRFIGEPIFIPKGSKGEEDDGYLLVVEYAVSTQRCYLVILDPKLIGWKNALVARFEVPRHLNFPLGFHGFWAPNVCNAVSTQVSRPIAQEFALSSANAPY from the exons ATGCAGGCCAAAGCTTGCCATCTCCTCCCTACAAAGCTCCCCGCCGCCGCATCACCACCTAAACTACCACCGCCAACGTACAACACCTCACAGCACAACACCATATCCCGCGCCGCCATATCCATCGCAGCCCCCACCACCACTCCCCAAGAACTCTCCACAACAGTACATGACCCTGTTGCACCAGACGACACCGTCACAGCTTTCTGGGACTACCAATTCCTCTTTGTCTCCCAACGCGCCGAAACCACCACACCCATCACCCTCCGCCTCGTTGACGGCGCGTTGCCCCACGATTTTCCCTCAGGCACGTACTACCTCACGGGACCGGGCCTCTTCTCCGATGATCACGGATCCACCGTGCACCCCTTGGACGGCCACGGGTATTTGCGGGCGTTCAAAATCGATGCTGCCCGCGGGAAGGTGGAGTTCATGGCTAGGTATATAGAGACGGAGGCGCAGGCCGAGGAGCGGGACCCCTCCACCGGCAAGTGGCGGTTCACGCACCGCGGCCCGTTTTCGGTGTTGAAGGGAGGGAAAATGGTGGGGAACACCAAGGTGATGAAAAACGTGGCGAATACGAGTGTTTTACGGTGGGGCGGACGGCTGTTTTGCTTGTGGGAAGGCGGAGATCCTTATGAGATTGAAGGTCGGACTCTGGCCACCGTCGGGAAATTTAACTTAGCAGGTGATCGGAAAATGTCGCCGGAAGCTGAAGACGACGGTGGCGAAAGGTTCACGGCTGATTTCTTGGACGTGGCAGCTAAAATCTTGAAGCCCATACTACATG GAGTGTTCAAGATGCCTCCCAAGAGATTGTTGTCTCATTACAAGATTGATGTGAGAAGGAATAGATTGTTGATCATGTCATGCAATGCGGAGGATATGTTACTCCCTCGTagtaattttactttttacg aattcgattcCAACTTTAGGCTGCTGCAAAGCCAGGAATTCAGCATCCCGGATCAGATGATGATCCATGATTGGGCCTTTACGGATTCTCATTACATATTGTTTGGAAACAGGATCAAGCTTGATGTTGCag GTTCAATGAGAGCAGTGTGCGGGTTATCTCCAATGATATCAGCATTATCCTTGAATCCAAGCAAGCCCACTTCTCCAATCTATTTGCTGCCTAGATTTCCAAATGCTCAGCCAAACAGGCTCGCCCGGGACTGGAGAGTGCCGATTGAAGCGCCTTCACAGATGTGGGTACTTCACGTGGCCAATGCCTTTGAAGAGAAGCGCTTCGACGGAAACCTTCACATTCAAATCCAAGCCAGTTCCTGCTCTTATCAGTGGTTCAATTTCCAGAAAATGTTTG GATATGATTGGCAGAGTGGGAGATTAGACCCTTCCATGATGAACTTGGAACAAGGCCAGGAAAAACTGCTCCCTCACTTAGTCCAG GTTAACATAAGCTTGGATGCCAATGGAAACTGCCAAGAGTGTCGTGTAAACGATCTAAACCAATGGAACAGACCTTCGGATTTTCCCGTCATCAATCAGGACTTCTCGGGCACCAAAAACACTTACGTCTATGCAGCCAGTTCCTCCGGCTCACGCCAAGCATTGCCACACTTCCCGTTTGATACAGTCGTAAAGCTAGACACTGTTGATAAGTCCACACGCACCTGGTCGACCGGTAGACGGAGATTCATCGGTGAGCCCATTTTTATCCCTAAAGGGAGCAAAGGCGAAGAAGATGATGGCTATCTCCTTGTAGTAGAA TATGCAGTTTCAACACAGAGGTGCTATCTTGTTATCCTGGATCCAAAGTTGATAGGGTGGAAGAATGCTTTGGTGGCAAGGTTTGAAGTCCCTAGACACTTGAATTTTCCTCTTGGATTTCATGGATTTTGGGCTCCAAATGTCTGCAATGCTGTGTCCACCCAAGTCTCAAGGCCTATTGCTCAAGAATTTGCTCTGAGTTCAGCAAATGCACCATATTAG